The Afipia massiliensis genome has a segment encoding these proteins:
- a CDS encoding putative bifunctional diguanylate cyclase/phosphodiesterase, protein MVAVAKSKKTSDPELFSDVSVLRRKWQAALKPGKDLPFFEDVMLGSLGRLADHIMLIKDEGVAFKVSRAGRYVEQWLETEIQDTTLDAFPPDCALILSEAVASARRSGQPYLATAHCVRDGLVQIYDVFALPVASRWGGTMTSVYVNRRGLQYNLLDAVFSAAGDGVLSMATIRDVDGMPADFQIVHLNQGTARLLRLPPDELRWRRLSSGTHALCAPEVFSRLCAVVSDGIGEQFEVSDDTSTLKISAAPVGDMLALSLTDVTDMKRREQSFRLLFESNPMPMWVFDVETRKFRSVNDAAVSHYGYDRATFLSMELQDLWPKDEWEEHSRALVGIGDVYNSGRNWRHLKADGSEIEVLTFGRRVAFQDRDSFLVSAVDITERRKAEARIAYMAHHDGLTNLANRVMFQERLRQDLERSRLVSKTIAVLCIDLDLFKNVNDSFGHPTGDRLLTQVAQRLAANVRGDNLVARLGGDEFAIILGTGASPIEISDQAIRIIETLSAPYQIDSLEVVIGASIGIAISPGDGETGEELLRNADMALYRAKSEGGGVHHFFEKGMDRHAQRRRDMEIDLRHALANGEFELHYQPLVDLAQDRIVSFEALLRWKHPEKGMISPADFIPVAEDIGLIVPLGEWVLREACTQASAWPSDIKVAVNLSAAQFRSRNLTQAVFTALAQSGLSPLRLELEITESIFLADSEANLAILHQLREFGVRISMDDFGTGYSSLSYLRSFPFDKIKIDRSFVRDLAERPDCVAIIRAISGLGRSLNISTTAEGVETVDQLDWLRAEGCTEVQGFLFSAARPASEVSALLGKFGDHASKAA, encoded by the coding sequence GTGGTTGCTGTCGCGAAATCGAAGAAGACGTCAGATCCGGAATTATTCAGCGACGTTTCTGTTCTGCGCCGGAAATGGCAGGCAGCGCTCAAGCCCGGAAAAGATCTGCCCTTCTTTGAGGATGTCATGCTGGGCAGTCTTGGCCGCCTGGCCGACCATATCATGCTCATCAAGGACGAGGGCGTTGCGTTCAAGGTCTCGCGCGCCGGCCGTTATGTCGAGCAGTGGCTGGAAACCGAAATCCAGGACACCACGCTCGATGCGTTTCCGCCCGACTGCGCGTTGATCCTGAGCGAAGCAGTTGCGAGCGCGCGACGGAGCGGCCAGCCTTATCTGGCGACGGCCCATTGCGTCCGCGACGGTCTTGTCCAGATTTACGACGTCTTCGCGCTGCCGGTTGCCTCGCGGTGGGGCGGCACCATGACCAGCGTCTATGTGAACCGGCGCGGCCTTCAGTACAATCTGCTCGACGCGGTCTTCTCCGCAGCCGGTGACGGTGTCCTGTCGATGGCGACAATTCGTGACGTGGACGGAATGCCCGCCGATTTCCAGATCGTCCACCTCAATCAAGGCACCGCGCGCCTGCTTCGGTTGCCGCCGGACGAATTGCGCTGGCGCCGGCTGAGTTCCGGGACGCACGCGCTTTGCGCGCCGGAGGTTTTCAGCAGGCTGTGCGCCGTCGTCAGCGACGGGATCGGCGAACAGTTCGAAGTGAGCGATGACACCAGCACGCTGAAGATCAGCGCAGCGCCGGTCGGAGACATGCTTGCGCTGTCGCTGACCGACGTCACGGATATGAAGCGGCGCGAACAGTCGTTCCGGTTGCTGTTCGAAAGCAATCCGATGCCGATGTGGGTGTTTGACGTCGAGACGCGGAAGTTTCGCAGCGTGAATGATGCCGCAGTGAGCCACTATGGTTATGACCGCGCGACGTTTCTCTCCATGGAGTTGCAGGATCTCTGGCCGAAGGACGAATGGGAAGAGCATTCCCGCGCGCTGGTCGGGATCGGCGACGTCTACAATTCCGGCCGCAACTGGCGGCATCTGAAGGCAGACGGCAGCGAGATCGAGGTCCTGACTTTCGGTCGCCGCGTTGCGTTTCAGGACCGCGACAGTTTTCTGGTGTCCGCGGTCGACATTACCGAGCGCCGCAAGGCGGAGGCCCGGATCGCCTACATGGCGCACCATGACGGGCTGACAAATCTGGCCAATCGCGTGATGTTTCAGGAGCGATTGCGGCAGGACCTCGAGCGCAGCCGCCTCGTCAGCAAGACCATCGCGGTGCTTTGCATCGATCTCGACCTGTTCAAGAACGTCAACGATTCCTTCGGCCATCCGACCGGCGACAGGCTGCTGACGCAGGTGGCGCAGCGGCTTGCGGCCAATGTGCGCGGCGACAATCTGGTGGCGCGGCTCGGCGGCGATGAGTTCGCAATCATTCTCGGAACGGGCGCGTCGCCGATCGAGATCAGCGATCAGGCCATCCGCATCATCGAAACTCTCAGCGCGCCTTACCAGATCGACAGTCTCGAAGTGGTCATCGGCGCCAGCATCGGCATCGCGATTTCGCCCGGCGACGGCGAGACCGGAGAAGAACTGCTGCGCAACGCGGACATGGCGCTGTATCGGGCCAAGTCGGAGGGCGGCGGCGTGCATCACTTCTTCGAGAAAGGAATGGACCGTCACGCGCAACGGCGTCGCGACATGGAGATTGACCTGCGCCACGCGCTCGCCAATGGCGAGTTCGAACTGCATTATCAGCCGCTGGTCGATCTGGCGCAGGACCGGATCGTGTCGTTTGAGGCGTTGCTGCGCTGGAAGCATCCCGAGAAGGGCATGATCTCGCCAGCCGATTTCATTCCGGTCGCCGAGGACATCGGCTTGATTGTCCCGCTCGGCGAATGGGTTTTGCGCGAAGCCTGCACACAGGCGTCGGCGTGGCCGTCGGACATCAAGGTTGCCGTTAATCTGTCAGCGGCGCAGTTCCGAAGCCGCAACCTGACGCAGGCGGTGTTCACGGCGCTCGCGCAGTCCGGCCTGTCGCCGCTGCGGCTCGAACTCGAGATCACCGAGTCGATCTTCCTCGCGGACAGCGAAGCCAACCTCGCGATCCTGCATCAGTTGCGCGAATTCGGCGTCCGTATTTCGATGGACGACTTCGGCACCGGCTATTCCAGCCTGAGCTATCTGCGCAGCTTTCCGTTCGACAAGATCAAGATCGACCGCTCCTTCGTGCGCGACCTTGCCGAGCGGCCGGACTGCGTCGCCATCATCCGGGCGATCTCCGGGCTTGGCCGCAGCCTCAACATTTCAACGACCGCCGAAGGCGTCGAGACCGTGGATCAGCTCGACTGGTTGCGTGCCGAAGGCTGCACCGAGGTGCAGGGCTTCCTGTTCAGCGCCGCGCGTCCGGCATCAGAAGTCAGCGCGTTGCTCGGAAAGTTCGGAGATCACGCGTCGAAGGCGGCGTGA
- a CDS encoding nitroreductase family protein, with product MLYAIDLLTTRRSIKPIEMSGPGPSPAELEKILTVGARVPDHGKIVPWRFIVFEGDARTRAGEIFAKVFRAKNVTATPDQVEAEKKRFTHAPLVIAVVSRTSKHPKVPLWEQELSAGASAMNIVHAAHALGYVANWLTGWMAFDRDVLTALGLSPDEKLAGFIHIGKAERPTDDRPRPSLSDIVTRF from the coding sequence ATGCTTTATGCCATCGACCTCCTGACCACGCGCCGATCCATCAAGCCGATCGAGATGAGCGGCCCGGGCCCCTCGCCTGCGGAGCTTGAGAAAATCCTGACCGTCGGCGCGCGCGTGCCCGATCACGGCAAGATCGTACCGTGGCGCTTCATCGTGTTTGAAGGCGATGCACGAACCCGCGCCGGCGAGATTTTCGCGAAGGTCTTCCGCGCCAAGAACGTCACCGCGACGCCGGATCAGGTCGAGGCCGAGAAGAAGCGGTTCACTCACGCGCCGCTCGTCATCGCCGTGGTGAGCAGGACGTCGAAGCATCCCAAGGTGCCGCTCTGGGAGCAGGAATTGTCGGCCGGCGCCAGCGCCATGAACATCGTTCACGCCGCGCATGCGCTGGGCTATGTCGCGAACTGGCTGACCGGCTGGATGGCGTTCGACCGCGACGTGCTCACCGCGCTGGGCCTGTCGCCGGATGAAAAGCTCGCGGGCTTCATCCACATCGGCAAGGCCGAACGACCCACCGACGACCGCCCTCGCCCTTCGCTCAGCGATATTGTGACGCGGTTCTAG
- the thrS gene encoding threonine--tRNA ligase produces the protein MTDKDPSAPGLKYSLANLKPVETNKVKVTFPDGAEREFPKNTTGLDIAKGISPSLAKRTVAMALDGEVVDLTDPIARDAKIEFINRDDPRALELIRHDAAHVLAEAVQALWPGTQVTIGPVIDNGFYYDFFRNEPFTPEDFAAIEKKMREIIAKDQPFTKDVWDREKTKQVFRDKGEAFKVELVDAIPGNEPIKIYYQGDWFDLCRGPHMTSTGKVGNAFKLMKVAGAYWRGDSNNPMLTRIYGTAFAKQEELDAYLKQLEEAEKRDHRRLGREMDLFHFQEEGPGVVFWHAKGWTVFQAIIAYMRRRLAGDYDEVNAPQMLDKSLWETSGHWEWYRENMFAAQSAGDEAEDKRWFAIKPMNCPGHVMIFKHGLKSYRELPIRIAEFGVVHRYEPSGAMHGLMRVRGFTQDDAHVFCTEDQLADECLKINDLILSTYEDFGFVGELTVKLSTRPEKRVGSDDAWDHAETVMAKVLEQIAAQGHNRIKTSINPGEGAFYGPKFEYVLRDAIGREWQCGTTQVDFNLPGRFGAFYIDDHSNKVTPVMVHRAICGSLERFTGILIEHFAGHFPLWLAPVQAVVTTITSDGDDYAREVLAACRKAGLRTEIDLRNEKINYKVREHSLAKVPALLVVGKKEAEGRMVSIRRLGSDGQTVLPLDEALKSLAYEALPPDLKRANA, from the coding sequence ATGACCGATAAAGACCCCTCCGCGCCCGGATTGAAGTACAGCCTCGCCAATCTCAAGCCCGTCGAGACCAATAAAGTGAAGGTCACTTTCCCGGACGGCGCAGAGCGCGAATTTCCGAAAAACACCACCGGCCTCGACATCGCCAAGGGCATCTCGCCCTCGCTCGCCAAGCGCACCGTCGCGATGGCGCTGGACGGCGAAGTGGTCGATCTCACCGATCCGATCGCGCGCGACGCGAAGATCGAATTCATCAACCGCGACGATCCGCGCGCGCTGGAACTGATCCGGCACGACGCCGCGCATGTGCTGGCGGAGGCCGTGCAGGCGCTTTGGCCCGGCACGCAGGTCACCATCGGCCCGGTGATCGACAACGGATTCTATTACGACTTCTTCCGCAACGAGCCGTTCACGCCGGAAGACTTCGCCGCGATCGAAAAGAAGATGCGCGAGATCATCGCGAAGGATCAGCCGTTCACCAAGGACGTGTGGGATCGCGAGAAGACCAAGCAGGTGTTCCGCGACAAGGGCGAAGCCTTCAAGGTCGAACTGGTCGACGCCATTCCCGGCAACGAGCCGATCAAGATCTACTATCAGGGCGACTGGTTCGATTTGTGCCGCGGCCCGCACATGACCTCGACCGGCAAGGTCGGCAACGCGTTCAAGCTGATGAAGGTGGCCGGCGCCTACTGGCGCGGCGACAGCAACAATCCGATGCTGACCCGCATCTACGGCACGGCATTCGCCAAGCAGGAAGAACTCGACGCTTACCTCAAGCAGCTTGAGGAAGCCGAGAAGCGCGACCATCGCCGCCTTGGCCGCGAGATGGACCTGTTCCATTTCCAGGAAGAAGGTCCGGGCGTCGTATTCTGGCACGCCAAGGGCTGGACCGTGTTCCAGGCGATCATCGCCTATATGCGCCGCCGCCTCGCGGGCGACTACGACGAGGTCAACGCGCCACAGATGCTCGACAAGTCGCTGTGGGAAACCTCGGGTCACTGGGAATGGTATCGCGAGAACATGTTCGCGGCGCAGTCGGCCGGCGATGAGGCGGAAGACAAGCGCTGGTTCGCGATCAAGCCGATGAACTGCCCCGGCCACGTGATGATCTTCAAGCACGGCCTGAAAAGCTACCGTGAACTGCCGATCCGCATCGCCGAGTTCGGCGTCGTGCATCGCTACGAGCCATCGGGCGCCATGCACGGGCTGATGCGCGTGCGCGGCTTCACGCAGGACGACGCGCATGTGTTCTGCACCGAGGACCAACTCGCGGACGAGTGCCTCAAGATCAACGACCTGATCCTGTCGACTTATGAGGACTTCGGTTTCGTCGGCGAACTGACGGTGAAGCTCTCGACCCGTCCGGAAAAGCGCGTCGGCTCGGATGATGCGTGGGATCACGCCGAGACCGTGATGGCGAAGGTGCTCGAGCAGATCGCGGCGCAGGGCCACAACCGCATCAAGACCTCGATCAATCCGGGCGAAGGCGCGTTCTACGGCCCGAAGTTCGAATATGTGCTGCGCGACGCCATCGGCCGCGAATGGCAGTGCGGCACCACGCAGGTCGACTTTAACCTGCCGGGGCGGTTCGGCGCGTTCTATATCGACGATCACTCCAACAAGGTGACGCCGGTGATGGTCCATCGCGCCATCTGCGGATCGCTGGAGCGTTTCACCGGCATTCTGATCGAGCACTTCGCCGGCCACTTCCCGCTCTGGCTCGCGCCGGTGCAGGCCGTGGTCACCACCATCACGTCCGATGGCGACGACTACGCGCGTGAAGTGCTGGCCGCATGCCGCAAGGCGGGGCTGCGCACCGAGATCGATCTTCGCAACGAGAAGATCAACTACAAGGTGCGCGAGCATTCGCTGGCAAAGGTGCCGGCCCTGCTCGTGGTCGGCAAGAAGGAAGCCGAAGGCCGCATGGTCTCGATCCGCCGTCTCGGCAGCGACGGCCAGACCGTGCTGCCGCTCGACGAGGCGCTCAAGTCGCTCGCCTATGAAGCGTTGCCGCCGGACCTGAAGCGGGCGAACGCCTGA
- a CDS encoding MFS transporter: protein MTNDRTISRPGMFYGWFVVAAAFTVMMLGFGSAYTFSAFVESLQRDFGASRGSVSLVFSLAGFLYFGLGIVSGPLADRWGSRRLAIAGMILIGLGLAAASLARNLTEVYVAYGLGVGLGVGASYVPAIGAVQRWFVRRRGFASGLAVSGIGIGTLVMPPLAAFFIDTLGWRTAYLVLGGLTAVIGAGMALLIENDPRDRGLGPDGDPVKPGVQSMTPTGASVGEAVRSRQFIGLYIACLICSFGVFVPFVHLVPYALDHDVAKSSAVLLLGVIGVGSTVGRFFLGGLADRMGRHTSLLAMFVGMGLALAIWAVAANVWSLAVFAFAYGVFYGGWVAVLPAVVMDYFGGCNVSGIIGILYTSVAFGTLIGPSAAGFAFDVSGSYMVPILASVAANIVAAAIMVVMSKAAAPA from the coding sequence ATGACCAACGATCGAACAATCTCCCGTCCCGGCATGTTCTACGGCTGGTTCGTGGTCGCGGCCGCGTTCACCGTGATGATGCTGGGTTTCGGCAGCGCCTATACTTTCAGCGCTTTTGTCGAATCCCTGCAGCGCGACTTCGGCGCGTCACGCGGCTCGGTGTCGCTGGTGTTCTCGCTGGCCGGCTTTCTGTATTTCGGATTGGGGATCGTCAGCGGTCCCCTCGCCGACCGCTGGGGCTCCCGCCGCCTCGCCATCGCAGGCATGATCCTGATCGGACTCGGCCTCGCCGCCGCAAGCCTCGCGCGCAATCTCACCGAAGTCTATGTCGCCTACGGACTTGGCGTCGGCCTCGGCGTGGGCGCGTCCTACGTTCCGGCCATCGGCGCGGTGCAGCGCTGGTTCGTCAGACGCCGCGGCTTCGCATCGGGATTGGCCGTCAGCGGCATCGGTATCGGCACGCTCGTTATGCCGCCGCTCGCCGCCTTTTTCATCGACACGCTTGGATGGCGCACCGCCTATCTCGTTCTCGGTGGCCTCACCGCCGTCATCGGTGCCGGCATGGCGCTTCTGATCGAGAATGATCCGCGCGACCGCGGCCTCGGCCCCGACGGCGACCCGGTGAAACCGGGCGTACAGTCGATGACGCCAACAGGCGCCTCGGTCGGCGAAGCGGTCCGATCGCGGCAGTTCATCGGTCTTTATATCGCGTGTCTCATTTGCTCGTTCGGCGTGTTCGTGCCGTTCGTGCATCTCGTGCCCTACGCGCTCGATCATGACGTCGCAAAATCATCCGCCGTGCTGCTGCTGGGCGTGATCGGCGTCGGCAGCACCGTGGGACGCTTCTTTCTCGGCGGCCTCGCCGACCGGATGGGCCGCCATACATCGCTGCTGGCGATGTTCGTCGGCATGGGGCTGGCGCTGGCGATCTGGGCCGTCGCGGCCAACGTCTGGTCGCTCGCCGTCTTCGCGTTCGCCTACGGTGTGTTCTACGGCGGATGGGTCGCGGTTCTGCCGGCCGTCGTGATGGACTATTTCGGCGGCTGTAACGTCAGCGGCATTATCGGCATCCTTTATACAAGCGTGGCGTTCGGTACCCTAATCGGTCCCAGCGCCGCCGGCTTCGCCTTCGACGTCAGCGGCAGCTACATGGTGCCGATCCTCGCCAGCGTTGCGGCGAACATCGTCGCAGCCGCGATCATGGTGGTGATGTCGAAAGCCGCAGCACCGGCCTAG
- a CDS encoding CGNR zinc finger domain-containing protein, with translation MSRGSVSKASRKFKVPDELANLYDFANTLDLRRFTHHGVQHPQSDELSTAAGLAAWLAERKLGSGGKITPAMFDTALQLRSSVRDYLQCDPGERLKNKTLGRALNRMTQHFPLAVEVRDGGMTMRPARDDALAGLSAVVVEMYNAAANGTLDRLKMCASDECRRVFYDRSKPATRRWCVSALCGNREKTRTYRERHHSA, from the coding sequence GTGTCGAGAGGTTCCGTGTCGAAGGCGTCGCGAAAGTTTAAAGTGCCGGACGAGTTGGCCAATCTGTACGATTTCGCCAACACGCTCGACCTGCGCCGGTTCACGCATCACGGCGTGCAGCATCCACAGAGCGACGAACTCAGCACCGCGGCGGGGCTCGCCGCGTGGTTGGCGGAGCGGAAGCTGGGTTCCGGCGGAAAGATCACGCCTGCGATGTTCGATACCGCGCTTCAGCTTCGCTCCAGTGTGCGCGATTACCTGCAATGCGATCCGGGCGAGCGGTTGAAGAACAAGACTCTCGGGCGTGCGCTCAACCGGATGACGCAACATTTTCCGCTCGCCGTCGAGGTGCGTGATGGCGGGATGACAATGCGCCCGGCGCGGGACGATGCGCTGGCCGGCTTATCGGCCGTGGTCGTGGAGATGTACAACGCTGCGGCGAACGGGACGCTGGACCGCCTGAAGATGTGCGCCTCGGACGAATGCCGGCGGGTATTCTACGATCGATCGAAGCCGGCGACGCGGCGCTGGTGCGTCTCGGCGCTGTGCGGCAATCGCGAGAAGACGCGGACTTATCGCGAGCGGCATCACAGCGCGTGA